The genomic interval AAAGTATCGGATAACGGTGAACTAGAAGTTCAAGTGGACTTCAAAGACCACACGGTATCTGTACCCCTAATTCAAATCATAGAAGGTATGCAAGAACGCGGCTTAGAAATGCCTGCTATTTTGCGTATCGAAAACCTATTGGATGCTCGCATCAGTGCGCTAAATGAGGCTTTTGCTCGTGCAATACAAAGCTACCAATATGGCAATGTTTATCGTGGTGTTTTCCCGATCAAGGTGAATCAGCAATGTCACGTGGTTGAAGAAATCGCGGACTTTGGCAGTCGCTATCACCATGGCTTAGAAGCGGGTAGTAAAGCAGAGCTGATTATTGCTTTAAGCAAGTTGCATGACAATGAAAGCATGATTGTTTGCAATGGCTATAAAGACGCAGAATTTATAGAGCTTGGCCTCTATGCCAAAGAAATGGGCATAAACTGCATCTTTGTTTTAGAGAGCTTGAAAGAACTCCCTATCATTCTTGAACGCAGTGAAGCCTTGGGTATCGAACCTTTATTGGGTGTGCGTATTCGTTCAAGTGTGACAGTGGATGGCCATTGGAATGAAGACAGTGGCGATCGCTCTATTTTTGGCATGTCGACCCACTCATTGGTTCGGGTTGTAGAAGAGTTAAAGCAAGCCAATATGTTGCATTGCTTGCAGTTATTGCATTGCCACTTGGGGTCACAAATACCCAATATTCGTAATATTAGAATGGGTGTCATGGAAGCCTGTCGTTTCTATTCAGGACTGATCGAGCAAGGCGCTCCTATGGGCTACTTGGATCTTGGTGGCGGCTTAGCAGTGGATTATGAAGGTGCAAGCAGCAACCATACGCATTCTATGAATTATCAACTGGATGAGTACTGCAATAATATTGTGGAAACCATTCAGGAGTGTCTTGACCCAGAGAATATTCCCCATCCAGTGATTGTGACTGAATCGGGAAGGGCCACTGTAGCCTATTCATCCATGCTACTTTTCAATACATTGGATGTTAGAACCTATGAGCCAGCACCATTACCGGAATCATTAGCGGATGATGCCAGTTCAACTTTGCAAAGCCTTTGGCAGGTGAACCAAGACGTGGGCGCTGAAAACTATCAGGAATGCTACAACGATGCGTTGTTTTATCGTGATGAAATTCAGTCACTGTTTAGGCGTGGTCAAGCCTCGCTAAGCGAGCGTGCCATCGCGGAAAATATTGCATTAAGCATCTTTCAAAAAGTGGCAAAAGAAATACGCAGCAGTGAGCGCGTTCCAGAAGAAATGCAGCACCTGCCACAAATGCTGGCGGATATTTATTACGGTAACTTTAGTGTGTTTCAATCTTTGCCGGATACGTGGGCGATTGATCAGGTATTTCCTGTTATGCCCATCCATCGCTTGGATGAAAAACCCACGCGCGATGCCATGCTTGCAGATTTAACCTGTGATTGTGATGGCAAAATTGACGTATTTGCCACGGCAGAAGGTACTAGCAGTACTTTGGCTTTGCACTCATTGAAAGAGGAAGAAGAATACTATCTTGGTGTTTTTCTTGTGGGGGCTTATCAAGAAACACTCGGTGATCTGCATAATCTGTTTGGCGATACACACGTGGTCAGTGTTGCCATTCGTGAAGATGGTCGCTTTGATTTTGTACGAGAAATACATGGGGATAGCATCGCCGATGTATTGTCGTACGTGGAATATGATCCACGCATTATGAGTGAAGAGCTGCGCCAGCGCGCCGAA from Bermanella marisrubri carries:
- the speA gene encoding biosynthetic arginine decarboxylase — encoded protein: MRTKPLAAPPHEAPWSAQDSADLYGVNDWGCDFFKVSDNGELEVQVDFKDHTVSVPLIQIIEGMQERGLEMPAILRIENLLDARISALNEAFARAIQSYQYGNVYRGVFPIKVNQQCHVVEEIADFGSRYHHGLEAGSKAELIIALSKLHDNESMIVCNGYKDAEFIELGLYAKEMGINCIFVLESLKELPIILERSEALGIEPLLGVRIRSSVTVDGHWNEDSGDRSIFGMSTHSLVRVVEELKQANMLHCLQLLHCHLGSQIPNIRNIRMGVMEACRFYSGLIEQGAPMGYLDLGGGLAVDYEGASSNHTHSMNYQLDEYCNNIVETIQECLDPENIPHPVIVTESGRATVAYSSMLLFNTLDVRTYEPAPLPESLADDASSTLQSLWQVNQDVGAENYQECYNDALFYRDEIQSLFRRGQASLSERAIAENIALSIFQKVAKEIRSSERVPEEMQHLPQMLADIYYGNFSVFQSLPDTWAIDQVFPVMPIHRLDEKPTRDAMLADLTCDCDGKIDVFATAEGTSSTLALHSLKEEEEYYLGVFLVGAYQETLGDLHNLFGDTHVVSVAIREDGRFDFVREIHGDSIADVLSYVEYDPRIMSEELRQRAEKAVRQGRITPARRKQMLKAFKASLDGYTYFERGTL